A single Crateriforma conspicua DNA region contains:
- a CDS encoding rhamnogalacturonan lyase produces the protein MQRHLQLLTLFVGTCVLNPAYGQPLDWEDLDRGLVAIQADQGVFLSWRLLFDDASDVAFDLWRGVGTDSATKLNDQPLRGSTTFLDAAPPASGKVTYGITRTNAPGGITEPQAKKQVSIDLDQAPFGYLEIPTEIPSGYHANDASAGDLDGDGRYELVVHVAGRGHDNSRGGMTDPPLFHAYTLDGQRLWQINLGKNVREGAHYNPFLVFDFDGDGHAEFVCRTSDGTVDGRGQAIGDPSADWRVPLPVTLRDSEGATHRRRLPGDVGKILSGPEYMTVFDGRTGAALDTVTYLPQRAPDNDNPSREQQQQVWGDDYGNRMDRFLAAVAFLDGKHPSIVMSRGYYTRTVIAAWDFRDGQIQKRWVFDSDEVKFDGHHNPWAGQGNHSISVADVDNDGRDEIVFGSMVIDDDGTGLYSTNLGHGDAQHTGDLDPRRPGLETWSIHESNRPEPDFIGSELRDAETGRILFVGRRGRDVARGMAADIDPRYPGAELWGGSRDLWTANGKVIGPAPRSTNMAIWWDGDRLRELLDGVRIEKWDHLAHEQRLLFDGPRAGVVANNGSKNNPCLAADLIGDWREELVARSADNQALRIYVSTIPTQHRQVTLMQDRQYRLGVAWQNVGYNQPPHTRDFIGAVDHSQPK, from the coding sequence ATGCAACGACACTTACAGCTCTTGACACTTTTCGTCGGGACCTGCGTCCTGAACCCGGCTTATGGACAGCCGCTTGACTGGGAGGATCTTGACCGAGGCTTGGTGGCAATTCAGGCCGATCAAGGCGTTTTTCTCAGTTGGCGTTTGCTTTTCGATGACGCCTCTGACGTTGCATTCGATTTATGGCGTGGGGTCGGCACCGACTCTGCGACGAAACTGAATGACCAACCGCTGCGTGGGTCGACCACCTTTCTGGACGCAGCACCTCCTGCATCGGGAAAGGTCACCTACGGTATCACCCGCACGAACGCACCTGGGGGAATCACAGAACCTCAAGCCAAAAAACAAGTATCCATCGATCTTGACCAGGCGCCGTTCGGCTACCTGGAAATCCCGACAGAGATTCCATCTGGCTATCACGCCAACGACGCGTCGGCCGGCGACCTGGATGGTGACGGCCGTTATGAGTTGGTGGTTCACGTCGCCGGTCGCGGCCATGACAACTCTCGCGGTGGAATGACCGACCCACCATTGTTTCATGCTTACACCTTGGATGGTCAAAGATTGTGGCAGATCAACCTTGGCAAAAACGTCCGCGAGGGCGCCCATTACAACCCGTTTCTAGTGTTTGATTTTGATGGGGACGGTCACGCTGAATTCGTCTGTCGAACGAGTGATGGAACGGTGGATGGGCGTGGGCAGGCGATAGGTGACCCATCCGCTGATTGGCGAGTGCCGTTGCCGGTCACTTTGCGTGACAGCGAAGGTGCGACACACCGACGTCGCCTGCCGGGAGACGTGGGCAAGATCCTCTCGGGTCCTGAATACATGACCGTTTTTGATGGACGCACCGGCGCTGCATTGGATACAGTGACCTATCTTCCCCAACGTGCTCCCGACAACGACAACCCGTCACGGGAACAGCAACAGCAGGTTTGGGGCGATGACTATGGCAATCGAATGGATCGCTTTCTTGCGGCGGTCGCATTCTTGGATGGCAAACACCCGAGCATCGTGATGTCCCGGGGCTACTACACCAGAACAGTCATCGCCGCTTGGGATTTTCGCGACGGTCAAATTCAAAAACGCTGGGTGTTCGACAGCGACGAAGTCAAATTCGATGGCCACCACAATCCTTGGGCGGGGCAGGGGAACCACAGCATTTCGGTTGCCGATGTCGACAACGACGGACGCGACGAAATCGTGTTTGGATCGATGGTGATCGACGACGATGGCACGGGGCTTTACTCAACGAATCTCGGCCACGGGGATGCTCAGCACACAGGAGACCTTGATCCACGCAGACCTGGCCTTGAGACTTGGAGCATTCACGAAAGCAATCGCCCCGAACCAGACTTTATCGGGTCCGAGTTGAGAGACGCCGAAACCGGCCGAATCCTTTTCGTTGGACGACGCGGTCGTGATGTGGCCAGAGGTATGGCAGCGGATATTGACCCACGTTATCCCGGCGCAGAACTGTGGGGTGGGTCTCGAGATCTTTGGACGGCCAATGGCAAAGTGATCGGGCCAGCGCCACGGTCGACCAACATGGCCATCTGGTGGGACGGAGACAGGCTACGGGAACTGCTGGATGGAGTTCGAATCGAAAAGTGGGATCATTTGGCCCACGAGCAGAGACTCCTGTTCGACGGACCGCGGGCTGGCGTCGTCGCGAACAACGGTTCGAAGAACAATCCCTGCTTGGCCGCCGATCTGATCGGTGACTGGCGGGAAGAGTTGGTCGCCCGTTCCGCAGACAATCAAGCCCTGCGAATCTACGTTTCAACCATCCCAACACAGCACCGCCAGGTCACTTTGATGCAAGACCGTCAGTATCGACTCGGCGTCGCTTGGCAGAACGTTGGATACAATCAGCCGCCACACACGCGTGACTTCATCGGCGCGGTCGATCATTCGCAGCCCAAATGA
- a CDS encoding four-helix bundle copper-binding protein, producing MDRRNVISALAAAPAAVMASTAVRADDHQHSHSHTDGLDLRCALTCSDCVAHCENCVAACLEALADGMDDMMDCIKICQDCADICRACAASDARGGPMSASIMKLCIESCKRCVAECEKHDHSECQACAKACRACIEACQAEQ from the coding sequence ATGGACCGACGAAACGTGATTTCCGCCCTTGCCGCTGCACCCGCCGCCGTGATGGCCTCAACCGCAGTGCGAGCCGATGATCATCAACACAGTCATTCGCACACCGACGGATTGGATCTCCGCTGCGCGTTGACTTGCAGCGACTGCGTCGCGCACTGCGAAAACTGTGTTGCGGCATGCCTGGAAGCTCTGGCTGATGGCATGGACGACATGATGGATTGCATCAAGATCTGCCAGGACTGTGCCGACATCTGCCGAGCGTGCGCGGCCAGCGATGCACGTGGCGGTCCGATGTCCGCATCGATCATGAAGCTGTGCATCGAAAGTTGTAAAAGGTGTGTCGCCGAGTGCGAAAAGCACGACCATTCCGAATGCCAGGCTTGTGCGAAAGCGTGTCGGGCATGCATCGAAGCGTGCCAGGCAGAGCAGTGA
- a CDS encoding SOUL family heme-binding protein, with product MTRKMFHLGVLVGAAVLGTAAWTMTARAGYESAEYKVVETDGDIEIREYPDLMLAATSSKLDSQGRDGSFMRLFRYISGNNENDQKIAMTTPVFMEGDNGLSDVSMGFVMPKEVAVEGVPDPKSDGVEIRRRESGRFAVIRFSGRMDSKLAKKQEARLRDWMNARGLEGETTAEAAGYDPPFTPGPLRRNEILIRLKQSSDETPSVDRPMRHGDL from the coding sequence ATGACACGCAAAATGTTTCATCTGGGGGTGCTGGTGGGGGCCGCGGTGCTCGGGACCGCCGCGTGGACGATGACGGCGAGAGCCGGATACGAGTCAGCGGAGTACAAGGTCGTTGAAACCGATGGCGATATCGAAATCCGCGAATACCCCGATCTGATGCTGGCGGCGACAAGCTCGAAGCTGGATTCGCAGGGGCGGGATGGCAGTTTCATGCGGCTGTTCCGATACATCAGCGGAAATAACGAGAACGACCAAAAGATCGCCATGACGACGCCGGTTTTCATGGAAGGCGATAACGGTTTGTCGGACGTCTCGATGGGATTTGTGATGCCCAAGGAAGTGGCGGTCGAAGGCGTGCCGGATCCCAAGAGTGATGGGGTCGAGATCCGCCGACGTGAAAGTGGCCGCTTTGCCGTCATTCGCTTCTCGGGTCGGATGGATTCCAAACTCGCAAAGAAGCAAGAGGCAAGGTTGCGGGATTGGATGAACGCCCGTGGGCTTGAGGGAGAAACGACTGCGGAAGCCGCTGGGTACGATCCGCCGTTCACGCCCGGGCCGCTTCGCCGAAACGAGATCCTGATCCGGTTGAAGCAATCCAGCGACGAAACGCCGTCGGTGGACCGGCCGATGCGACATGGGGACCTGTGA
- a CDS encoding Lacal_2735 family protein — protein sequence MFGNRKDNLQAKYNKLMQESYELSTVNRKKSDEKRAEAEEIGRQIDELEKQA from the coding sequence ATGTTTGGAAATCGCAAAGACAATCTGCAGGCAAAGTACAACAAGCTGATGCAAGAGTCGTATGAACTCTCGACCGTGAATCGGAAAAAGAGCGACGAAAAGCGTGCCGAGGCCGAAGAGATTGGGCGACAAATCGATGAACTGGAGAAGCAAGCTTAA
- a CDS encoding MTH1187 family thiamine-binding protein — MKVIMDLCIVPMGVGVSVSKYVAECQKVLLEAGLDHQLHAYGTNIEGDWDEVFAAVKRCHQRVHAMGAPRITTSIKVGTRTDRNQTMQDKIDSVQTP; from the coding sequence ATGAAAGTCATCATGGATCTGTGCATCGTCCCGATGGGCGTCGGTGTCTCGGTCAGCAAGTACGTCGCCGAGTGCCAAAAGGTACTGCTGGAAGCGGGGTTGGATCACCAGCTTCACGCCTACGGAACGAATATCGAAGGCGATTGGGATGAAGTCTTCGCCGCGGTGAAACGATGCCACCAGCGGGTCCACGCGATGGGCGCACCTCGCATCACGACAAGCATCAAAGTGGGCACGCGAACCGACCGCAACCAAACAATGCAAGACAAAATCGACAGCGTCCAAACCCCGTAG
- a CDS encoding MgtC/SapB family protein, protein MESFQSLAISLGLGLLVGLQREWKESDIAGIRTFPLITMLGTLCVIASGGISWLSAAGLLSVAAMLAVANIAKLRSGVNSSGMTTEVAVLLMYVVGGALAVNQTGPAIVTTGVAAVLLHWKARLHGVVDAMTAKDLRAVMNLALIGLIVLPLLPDETYGPYDVLNPFSIWRMVVLIVGISMAAYVAQKLLGAKAGAVLGGIFGGLISSTATTVSYARQTKETPNISAIAALVIMIASTIVNIRVLIEIGAVAPTLLDVAFPPIAAMLVLMVLVCALLYMPVRKQDTTAPDYENPAQLKPAIIFGALYAVVLFIVAAAKDIFGDQALYWIAGISGLTDVDAITLSTAKMFSEDRVDSQTAWRVILIATLSNLVFKAGIVAVLGCRRTFLYVCVAFGIAIAGGILLLVFWPGWDVNELGRLSGVLHLLNNGTK, encoded by the coding sequence ATGGAATCCTTCCAGTCACTCGCGATTTCTCTCGGCCTAGGGCTGCTGGTCGGCCTGCAGCGTGAGTGGAAGGAGTCGGACATCGCGGGAATTCGCACGTTCCCGCTGATCACCATGCTGGGGACATTGTGCGTGATCGCGTCGGGCGGTATCAGCTGGCTCAGTGCAGCGGGGCTGCTATCCGTGGCGGCCATGCTTGCCGTCGCCAACATCGCGAAACTACGGTCCGGTGTGAACAGTTCGGGGATGACCACCGAGGTTGCCGTGCTGTTGATGTATGTCGTCGGCGGTGCCCTGGCGGTCAACCAAACGGGGCCGGCGATCGTGACGACCGGGGTCGCCGCGGTCCTGCTGCACTGGAAAGCTCGACTGCACGGAGTCGTCGATGCCATGACGGCGAAAGACTTGCGCGCGGTGATGAACCTTGCGTTGATCGGTTTGATCGTTCTGCCACTTTTGCCAGACGAAACCTACGGGCCGTACGACGTACTGAACCCGTTTAGCATTTGGCGAATGGTGGTGCTGATCGTCGGAATCAGTATGGCCGCATATGTCGCACAAAAGCTGTTGGGTGCCAAAGCCGGTGCGGTCCTTGGCGGCATCTTCGGCGGGCTGATCTCCAGCACCGCGACCACCGTCAGCTACGCCCGTCAAACCAAAGAAACACCAAACATCAGCGCGATCGCGGCGTTAGTGATCATGATCGCGTCGACGATCGTCAATATCCGCGTGCTGATCGAAATCGGTGCAGTGGCGCCCACGCTACTCGACGTTGCGTTTCCGCCGATCGCTGCGATGTTGGTGTTGATGGTTCTGGTGTGCGCCCTGCTATACATGCCCGTGCGAAAGCAGGACACCACCGCACCGGACTATGAAAACCCAGCCCAGCTGAAACCCGCCATCATCTTTGGCGCTCTGTACGCCGTCGTTCTGTTCATCGTTGCGGCCGCCAAGGACATATTCGGCGACCAGGCCTTGTACTGGATTGCCGGCATCTCGGGGTTGACCGACGTGGATGCGATCACGCTCTCGACGGCCAAGATGTTCAGCGAAGATCGAGTTGATTCACAGACCGCTTGGCGAGTGATCCTGATCGCGACCCTTTCCAATTTGGTATTCAAAGCCGGAATTGTGGCGGTACTCGGATGCCGCCGAACGTTTCTGTACGTGTGTGTTGCATTCGGAATTGCAATTGCCGGTGGAATCTTGCTGCTGGTGTTTTGGCCTGGGTGGGATGTCAACGAATTGGGCCGGTTGTCGGGGGTTTTGCATCTGCTGAACAACGGTACGAAATAG
- a CDS encoding rhodanese-like domain-containing protein — MESTKVPPVLVDVRSDAELSVSRISGAITREQFESDPQSYSGRPVVAYCTVGGRSYLFAAKLVESGLDAVNYRDSILGWCDAGLPLVKADGRPTTDVHPYWRLFKVPDSYQVRMSE, encoded by the coding sequence TTGGAATCCACGAAAGTGCCGCCGGTTTTGGTGGACGTCCGTAGCGACGCGGAACTTTCCGTTTCGCGGATCTCCGGTGCAATCACTCGCGAACAATTCGAATCGGACCCGCAGTCATATTCCGGCCGGCCTGTGGTGGCGTACTGCACCGTCGGCGGTCGCAGCTATCTTTTCGCCGCCAAGTTGGTCGAATCGGGGCTGGACGCGGTCAACTATCGCGACAGCATTCTGGGATGGTGCGATGCCGGTTTGCCTTTGGTGAAGGCGGATGGCCGGCCGACGACCGACGTGCATCCGTACTGGCGACTGTTCAAAGTGCCGGATTCATATCAGGTGCGCATGTCGGAGTGA
- a CDS encoding alpha/beta fold hydrolase: protein MKIQDFRNRQQMHSLEGLIDTPLQIAATDVGDGDAVVLLHGIPTWSFLFHEVIDPLAEHFRVIAPDMAGYGYSDRRDRFDRSIEFQADVIESFLDEMGVDRAHFVAHDIGGGVALILADRRPELVRSMVLSNSVAYDSWPVDEMLALGHPRNAQLSSEEMTDKLVESFQFGLSRKERLTDEFKEGIVAPYQESDGIVSLVRNAASLNTNHTTPLTHRLHKMQQSTLLLWGEDDRWQPIDTAQRLVKDLPNAELHPMRNCSHWTPQDNPDEFVSETLRFLQATPVAV from the coding sequence ATGAAGATTCAAGACTTTCGCAACCGCCAGCAAATGCACTCACTGGAAGGTTTGATTGACACCCCGCTGCAAATCGCGGCGACCGATGTCGGTGACGGGGACGCAGTGGTGTTGTTGCATGGCATACCGACTTGGTCGTTTTTGTTTCACGAAGTCATCGATCCGCTGGCGGAGCATTTTCGTGTCATTGCCCCCGACATGGCGGGCTACGGCTATTCCGACCGTCGTGATCGATTTGACCGATCGATCGAGTTTCAAGCCGACGTGATCGAAAGCTTCCTTGATGAAATGGGCGTCGATCGCGCGCACTTCGTCGCCCATGACATCGGCGGTGGCGTAGCACTGATCCTGGCGGACCGTCGTCCCGAATTGGTACGTTCGATGGTACTGTCCAACAGTGTCGCCTATGACAGTTGGCCGGTGGACGAAATGTTGGCTCTAGGACACCCGCGCAACGCACAGTTGAGCAGCGAAGAGATGACCGACAAACTGGTCGAGAGCTTCCAGTTTGGGCTTTCAAGAAAAGAACGACTGACCGATGAGTTCAAGGAGGGAATCGTCGCGCCTTACCAAGAATCTGACGGGATTGTCAGCCTGGTACGTAACGCGGCAAGCTTGAACACCAACCACACGACACCCTTGACGCATCGCCTGCACAAGATGCAGCAGTCGACGCTTTTGTTGTGGGGTGAAGACGATCGCTGGCAACCCATCGACACTGCCCAACGCCTAGTCAAAGACTTGCCCAACGCGGAACTTCACCCGATGCGGAATTGTTCGCACTGGACACCGCAAGACAATCCGGACGAATTCGTCAGTGAAACACTGCGATTCTTGCAAGCAACCCCCGTCGCGGTCTAA
- a CDS encoding sugar phosphate isomerase/epimerase family protein: protein MNHQRRRFLASSAGFLTASALTKSVLAQPSGRRRFTVDLRWGSIGVKASQREAIELAAKHGFESVAASPAELAKLSDSENQDLLGQLADAGLVWGSSGLPLDFRKDEARFQEGLRQLPTLAAAAQRAGVTRMGTWITPGSDELTYVANFRQHARRLRQCAKVLKDHGIRFGLEYVGTPSLRNSKRYPFIHTMRETADLHAEIGVDNMGFVLDSWHWYTARESADDIRALDSKQVVGCDLNDAPAGLDIEQQQDNQRELPMATGVIDVRSFLEALVDIGYDGPVRAEPFNKPLNQLDNDAACAKTSAAIHQAFALLD from the coding sequence ATGAACCATCAACGCCGCCGTTTTCTCGCGTCTTCCGCCGGTTTCCTTACGGCAAGTGCGCTGACCAAGTCCGTGCTTGCCCAGCCGTCAGGGCGACGTCGTTTTACCGTGGATTTGCGTTGGGGCAGCATTGGCGTCAAAGCCAGCCAACGGGAAGCGATCGAACTGGCCGCCAAGCATGGATTCGAATCCGTGGCGGCGTCGCCGGCTGAATTGGCCAAGTTGTCCGATAGCGAAAACCAGGACTTGCTGGGTCAACTGGCCGACGCCGGGTTGGTCTGGGGTTCCAGCGGTTTGCCACTGGACTTTCGCAAGGACGAGGCGCGTTTCCAGGAAGGATTGCGTCAATTGCCAACGCTTGCTGCTGCCGCGCAGCGAGCGGGCGTGACGCGAATGGGAACTTGGATCACTCCCGGCAGCGACGAATTGACTTACGTCGCGAATTTCCGCCAGCACGCCCGACGACTTCGTCAGTGTGCCAAGGTGTTGAAGGATCACGGCATTCGGTTTGGCCTGGAATATGTGGGCACGCCGTCGTTGCGAAATTCCAAACGTTATCCGTTCATCCATACCATGCGTGAAACGGCCGATCTGCACGCCGAAATCGGCGTCGACAACATGGGATTTGTCTTGGATTCGTGGCACTGGTACACCGCTCGCGAATCCGCGGACGACATTCGTGCCTTGGATTCAAAACAAGTGGTCGGGTGCGATTTGAATGACGCGCCGGCGGGACTGGACATCGAACAACAACAAGACAACCAGCGGGAATTGCCGATGGCCACGGGCGTCATCGATGTTCGATCTTTTTTGGAAGCTTTGGTCGACATCGGATACGACGGTCCTGTTCGCGCTGAACCGTTCAACAAGCCGCTGAACCAGTTGGACAATGACGCGGCATGCGCTAAGACGTCCGCAGCGATCCACCAAGCGTTTGCCTTGCTGGATTGA
- a CDS encoding DUF6786 family protein, translating to MNWSLVFFSTAFLASLACLFSFPVGAAQPSAEPGTFGHDVDFLRKHCDVIVLQGNSDSSQIAVVADYQGRVMTSTANGEAGASFGWLNHDLIASGETRPHINVFGGEDRFWIGPEGGQFSIFFKGGDEFTLENWQTPAAIDIEPFSVVSKNQSSVSFQRKISLKNYSGFPFDIQVDRDISVLSSAQTESALSVKLGDEVKSVGFQSDNRITNIGSQAWHKDTGLLSIWILGMFNPSDQATIIVPYKMPLTLNSDYFGDVPADRLVTTETAVLFKGDGRFRSKIGLPPESIVPVCGSYDAQQQVLTIVQYSFADDRDYVNSQWKLQDKPYGGDVVNSYNDGPVDDGTQLGPFYELESSSPAKPLAPGESVRHVHKTFHIEGDYQDLNRIAKAVLGVDLDDTTILSQTQPTKQ from the coding sequence ATGAATTGGTCTCTTGTATTTTTCTCCACCGCGTTTCTTGCGTCGCTGGCGTGTCTGTTCAGTTTTCCTGTCGGTGCAGCACAACCCTCCGCCGAACCCGGAACCTTCGGCCATGACGTCGACTTTCTTCGCAAGCACTGTGACGTCATTGTTTTGCAAGGCAATTCCGATTCCAGCCAAATCGCCGTCGTCGCCGACTATCAGGGCCGGGTGATGACCAGCACAGCAAACGGTGAAGCGGGGGCCAGCTTTGGATGGCTGAATCACGACCTGATCGCTTCCGGCGAAACACGTCCCCACATCAACGTGTTCGGCGGCGAAGACCGTTTCTGGATTGGACCGGAAGGCGGTCAGTTTTCGATTTTTTTCAAGGGCGGCGATGAATTCACTTTGGAAAACTGGCAGACGCCGGCGGCGATCGATATCGAACCGTTTTCGGTCGTGTCCAAGAATCAATCCAGCGTTTCGTTTCAGCGGAAAATCAGCCTGAAAAACTACAGCGGCTTTCCGTTCGATATTCAAGTCGATCGCGACATTTCGGTGCTGTCGTCCGCACAGACGGAATCAGCATTGAGTGTCAAATTGGGTGACGAAGTCAAATCGGTCGGCTTTCAATCCGACAACCGTATCACCAACATCGGCTCACAAGCTTGGCACAAAGATACTGGCCTGCTGTCGATCTGGATTTTGGGTATGTTCAACCCGTCCGACCAAGCGACCATCATCGTCCCGTACAAAATGCCGTTGACGCTGAACAGTGACTACTTCGGCGACGTTCCAGCAGATCGATTGGTGACCACGGAAACCGCCGTTCTGTTCAAAGGCGATGGACGATTCCGATCAAAAATCGGATTGCCGCCCGAATCGATCGTTCCCGTGTGCGGCAGCTACGACGCACAGCAACAAGTTCTAACGATCGTCCAGTATTCGTTTGCCGATGATCGCGACTATGTGAATTCTCAGTGGAAGCTGCAAGACAAGCCGTACGGTGGCGACGTCGTCAATTCGTACAACGACGGTCCGGTCGACGACGGCACCCAACTGGGCCCCTTTTACGAATTGGAATCATCATCGCCCGCCAAGCCACTGGCACCCGGTGAAAGTGTTCGCCATGTCCACAAAACCTTCCATATCGAAGGCGACTACCAGGATCTGAATCGAATCGCCAAGGCGGTCTTGGGCGTCGACCTGGATGACACAACCATCCTTTCGCAAACGCAGCCGACGAAACAATGA